A region from the Gossypium hirsutum isolate 1008001.06 chromosome A08, Gossypium_hirsutum_v2.1, whole genome shotgun sequence genome encodes:
- the LOC107928380 gene encoding universal stress protein PHOS34, translating into MATTTEKQAMVVGIDDSEHSTYALQWILDHFFAPFASNPPFKLVIVHAKPSASSAVGLAGPGAADVLPYVDADLRKIAARVVEKAKELCLSKSVHDAVVEVGEGDARNVLCDAVEKHHASILAVGSHGYGAIKRAVLGSVSDYCSHHAHCSVMIVKRPKIKH; encoded by the exons ATGGCAACAACGACGGAGAAGCAAGCCATGGTTGTTGGAATCGACGACAGCGAGCACAGTACGTACGCGCTGCAGTGGATCCTCGATCACTTCTTTGCTCCTTTCGCTTCCAATCCTCCTTTCAAGCTCGTCATCGTTCATGCCAAGCCTTCTGCTTCTTCTGCTGTTGGTCTCGCCGGACCTG GAGCTGCTGATGTATTGCCCTATGTGGATGCGGATTTGAGGAAGATCGCTGCCAGGGTTGTTGAGAAAGCCAAGGAACTCTGCCTTAGCAAATCG GTACATGATGCCGTAGTTGAAGTGGGGGAAGGTGATGCAAGGAATGTTCTCTGTGACGCTGTAGAAAAACACCATGCCTCCATTCTCGCTGTTGGTAGCCATGGTTATGGAGCTATAAAGAG GGCTGTTCTTGGCAGTGTGAGTGATTATTGTTCTCACCATGCTCATTGCTCTGTGATGATCGTGAAGAGGCCGAAGATCAAACATTAA
- the LOC107928266 gene encoding uncharacterized protein, with the protein MASNTKTLLHFEDLALPPEQVLFGLRCSSLTMLKQNSVGLRMGQVSKVVEVEGLEIYCSICKDAAKDLSLSNTGGSESWFNSHSVGDKSEHIIEPFNVSLSLLVCKFYWSFLILLLKIYPCLNFIIVSM; encoded by the exons ATGGCATCGAATACAAAAACTCTCTTGCATTTCGAGGATCTGGCTCTCCCTCCG GAGCAGGTTTTATTTGGTTTAAGATGCTCTAGCTTGACAATGTTAAAGCAAAATTCGGTTGG ACTGAGAATGGGTCAGGTGAGCAAAGTTGTGGAGGTTGAAGGTTTGGAAATTTATTGTAGCATCTGCAAGGATGCTGCCAAGGATTTGAGCTTGAGCAATACTGGGGGTTCTGAATCCTGGTTCAATTCACACAGTGTTGGTGATAAGTCTGAACATATAATAGAGCCATTCAATGTATCACTGTCTCTTTTGGTATGCAAATTTTATTGGAGCTTTTTAATTCTTCTGCTCAAGATTTATCCCTGTTTGAATTTCATTATAGTCTCTATGTAA
- the LOC121204606 gene encoding protein TRIGALACTOSYLDIACYLGLYCEROL 2, chloroplastic isoform X1 encodes MVGNTLVQIPACPSLSSSTLTTLPHSSPKVLPCLPPKLRMRLAKVRAMSASTEHNPQPSSSEQKNPLAVVLNIPRNIWRQTLRPLSDFGFGRRSIWEGGVGLFLVSGTVLLALSLAWLRGFQIRSEFRKYLAVFEFAQASGICTGTPVRIRGVTVGNVVHVNPSLKSIEAVVEVEDDKIIIPRNSLIEVNQSGLLMETLIDITPRDPIPSPSVGPLDAECVKEGLIVCDRQKIKGEQGVSLDALVGIVTRLARQMEEIGIANTYSLAEHVAAVIQDAKPLLTKIEAMAEDVQPLLSELRDSGLLQEVENLTRSLTQASEDLRTHLSRMGRRWHQCFILIAAVSKHFLRGYVGIRSSGFRNFLLKLELLRSIVDSGFEHPSEGKVLNSCLMLTFVNSMN; translated from the exons ATGGTTGGAAATACATTAGTCCAGATTCCAGCATGCCCGTCTTTGTCATCTTCAACTTTGACCACCCTCCCGCATTCTTCTCCAAAAGTTTTGCCATGTCTTCCGCCTAAACTAAGAATGAGGTTGGCAAAAGTTAGAGCTATGTCTGCTAGTACTGAGCATAACCCACAACCCAGTTCTTCGGAGCAAAAGAATCCGCTTGCTGTTGTTTTAAATATTCCTCGGAATATTTGGAGACAAACATTACGTCCATTGAGTGATTTTGGGTTTGGTCGTAGAAGCATTTGGGAAGGTGGGGTTGGGTTGTTTCTTGTGTCAGGTACTGTGCTGCTTGCACTTAGTCTGGCTTGGTTGAGGGGGTTTCAGATTCGTTCTGAATTCCGGAAGTACCTAGCGGTGTTTGAATTTGCTCAGGCATCTGGTATTTGCACTGGAACACCTGTTAGGATTAGAGGGGTGACTGTAGGCAATGTTGTACATGTTAATCCCTCCCTGAAAAGTATAGAAGCTGTTGTTGAG gttgaagatgataagATTATTATACCTCGAAATTCGCTGATTGAGGTCAACCAATCTGGTCTTTTGATGGAAACTTTGATTGACATCACACCACGGGATCCAATTCCATCACCTTCTGTGGGACCTCTTGATGCAGAATGTGTTAAGGAAGGCCTAATTGTATGTGATAGACAAAAGATAAAGGGGGAACAAGGGGTAAGTCTGGATGCCTTGGTAGGGATTGTCACCCGTCTTGCTCGTCAAATGGAGGAAATTGGTATTGCCAACACCTATTCACTTGCCGAGCACGTTGCTGCTGTTATTCAGGATGCAAAGCCCCTGCTCACAAAG ATTGAAGCCATGGCCGAAGATGTGCAACCTTTGTTATCTGAACTTCGTGATAGTGGTCTGCTTCAGGAGGTTGAGAATTTGACCAGAAGTCTAACACAAGCCTCTGAGGATTTAAG AACACACTTATCCAGGATGGGAAGGAGATGGCATCAGTGCTTTATACTTATCGCAGCTGTGTCAAAGCACTTCCTCAG GGGGTATGTTGGAATTCGCAGTTCGGGATTCAGAAACTTTCTGCTGAAACTGGAGCTGCTTCGATCTATTGTGGATTCTGGTTTTGAACATCCTTCCGAAGGCAAAGTTTTAAACTCATGTCTGATGTTAACATTCGTGAATTCCATGAATTAA
- the LOC121204606 gene encoding protein TRIGALACTOSYLDIACYLGLYCEROL 2, chloroplastic isoform X2, with the protein MVGNTLVQIPACPSLSSSTLTTLPHSSPKVLPCLPPKLRMRLAKVRAMSASTEHNPQPSSSEQKNPLAVVLNIPRNIWRQTLRPLSDFGFGRRSIWEGGVGLFLVSGTVLLALSLAWLRGFQIRSEFRKYLAVFEFAQASGICTGTPVRIRGVTVGNVVHVNPSLKSIEAVVEVEDDKIIIPRNSLIEVNQSGLLMETLIDITPRDPIPSPSVGPLDAECVKEGLIVCDRQKIKGEQGVSLDALVGIVTRLARQMEEIGIANTYSLAEHVAAVIQDAKPLLTK; encoded by the exons ATGGTTGGAAATACATTAGTCCAGATTCCAGCATGCCCGTCTTTGTCATCTTCAACTTTGACCACCCTCCCGCATTCTTCTCCAAAAGTTTTGCCATGTCTTCCGCCTAAACTAAGAATGAGGTTGGCAAAAGTTAGAGCTATGTCTGCTAGTACTGAGCATAACCCACAACCCAGTTCTTCGGAGCAAAAGAATCCGCTTGCTGTTGTTTTAAATATTCCTCGGAATATTTGGAGACAAACATTACGTCCATTGAGTGATTTTGGGTTTGGTCGTAGAAGCATTTGGGAAGGTGGGGTTGGGTTGTTTCTTGTGTCAGGTACTGTGCTGCTTGCACTTAGTCTGGCTTGGTTGAGGGGGTTTCAGATTCGTTCTGAATTCCGGAAGTACCTAGCGGTGTTTGAATTTGCTCAGGCATCTGGTATTTGCACTGGAACACCTGTTAGGATTAGAGGGGTGACTGTAGGCAATGTTGTACATGTTAATCCCTCCCTGAAAAGTATAGAAGCTGTTGTTGAG gttgaagatgataagATTATTATACCTCGAAATTCGCTGATTGAGGTCAACCAATCTGGTCTTTTGATGGAAACTTTGATTGACATCACACCACGGGATCCAATTCCATCACCTTCTGTGGGACCTCTTGATGCAGAATGTGTTAAGGAAGGCCTAATTGTATGTGATAGACAAAAGATAAAGGGGGAACAAGGGGTAAGTCTGGATGCCTTGGTAGGGATTGTCACCCGTCTTGCTCGTCAAATGGAGGAAATTGGTATTGCCAACACCTATTCACTTGCCGAGCACGTTGCTGCTGTTATTCAGGATGCAAAGCCCCTGCTCACAAAG tgA